In one window of Pseudomonadota bacterium DNA:
- a CDS encoding ABC transporter permease gives MNQDKLFQKKIYSMLPAGFLVLVLLPLLLLPLSSVFIYALRGGLRNFGAALVTVDVLFALRFSLIIAFATAIINTVLGTYAAYVLSKTRFPGREQFGIVLNLPVAIPNVVVGTSLLLLWGPIGLFGQMLEPLGIQPMFTPVGVLLAHVFVTFPYMLGTIKPVLDDLEITYEEAAYTMGASRWQSFRHIVFPALKGGLLTGALLTFAHSLGEFGATVMVSGNLRLRTQTAPLYIFSQFESGNIQAANSVAAILAILSFILFSLILFLAGRTGKKGRQR, from the coding sequence ATGAACCAGGACAAGTTATTTCAGAAAAAGATCTATTCCATGCTCCCGGCCGGTTTTCTGGTCCTGGTGTTGCTGCCTCTTTTGTTGTTACCGCTGTCATCGGTCTTCATTTATGCCTTACGAGGAGGCCTCCGCAATTTTGGAGCCGCCCTCGTAACTGTGGATGTACTTTTTGCCCTTCGCTTCAGTTTGATTATTGCCTTCGCTACCGCAATTATCAATACTGTGCTTGGCACCTACGCGGCCTACGTTCTCAGCAAAACCCGTTTCCCGGGGCGTGAGCAGTTCGGCATCGTACTTAATCTGCCTGTTGCAATTCCCAACGTCGTTGTCGGTACTTCTCTTCTTCTTCTATGGGGGCCCATCGGTCTTTTCGGACAGATGCTGGAGCCCTTAGGAATACAGCCCATGTTCACTCCTGTTGGGGTATTGCTTGCACACGTTTTTGTTACATTTCCATACATGCTGGGGACCATTAAACCCGTGCTGGATGACCTGGAAATAACCTACGAAGAAGCGGCATACACCATGGGCGCCAGCCGCTGGCAGTCTTTCCGGCACATTGTATTCCCGGCGTTGAAAGGCGGCCTGCTCACCGGTGCTTTACTGACCTTTGCCCACTCTCTGGGAGAATTCGGTGCAACGGTGATGGTTTCGGGAAACCTTAGGCTACGGACACAGACTGCCCCGTTGTATATTTTTTCTCAGTTTGAAAGCGGCAACATTCAGGCAGCCAATTCCGTTGCAGCTATTCTTGCGATCCTTTCCTTCATACTTTTTTCTCTTATCCTCTTTCTTGCCGGACGAACTGGTAAAAAAGGGAGGCAACGATGA